The following proteins are encoded in a genomic region of Mycobacterium kiyosense:
- a CDS encoding membrane protein, whose product MATSSQGAQNESQALGDLAARQLANATKTVPQLSTITPRWLLHLLSWVPVEAGIYRVNRVVNPDQVAIKAEAGASVDEPLPETYVDYETSPREYTLRTISTLLDIHTRVSDLYSSPHDQIAQQLRLTIETIKERQEFELVNSPEYGLLAQATPEQTIQTLVGAPTPDDLDALITKVWKTPSFFLTHPLGIAAFGREATYRGVPPPVVSLFGAQFITWRGIPLIPSDKVPVEDGKTKFILVRTGEERQGVVGLFQPGLVGEQAPGLSVRFTGINKSAIATYLVTLYTSLAVLTDDALAVLDNVAVDQFHEYK is encoded by the coding sequence ATGGCCACTTCATCTCAGGGGGCGCAGAACGAATCCCAGGCGCTCGGCGACCTTGCCGCCAGGCAGCTCGCCAACGCCACCAAGACCGTCCCGCAGCTGTCGACGATCACGCCGCGCTGGCTGCTGCACCTGCTGAGTTGGGTGCCCGTGGAAGCCGGCATCTACCGGGTCAACCGGGTGGTGAACCCGGACCAGGTCGCCATCAAAGCCGAGGCCGGCGCCAGTGTCGACGAGCCGCTGCCGGAGACCTACGTGGACTACGAGACCAGTCCGCGCGAGTACACGCTGCGCACCATCTCGACCCTGCTCGACATCCACACCAGGGTCTCCGACCTGTATTCCAGCCCGCACGACCAGATCGCACAGCAACTGCGGCTGACCATCGAGACCATCAAGGAACGCCAGGAGTTCGAGCTGGTCAACAGCCCCGAGTACGGGCTGCTGGCCCAGGCCACCCCGGAGCAGACCATCCAGACGCTGGTCGGCGCGCCCACTCCCGACGACCTGGACGCCCTGATCACCAAGGTGTGGAAGACGCCCAGCTTCTTCCTGACCCACCCGCTCGGCATTGCCGCGTTCGGCCGCGAAGCCACCTACCGCGGTGTGCCGCCGCCAGTCGTGAGCCTGTTCGGCGCGCAGTTCATCACCTGGCGGGGCATCCCGTTGATCCCGTCGGACAAGGTTCCGGTCGAGGACGGTAAGACGAAGTTCATCCTGGTCCGCACCGGCGAGGAGCGCCAAGGCGTGGTGGGTCTGTTCCAGCCGGGGCTGGTCGGGGAGCAGGCGCCCGGCCTGTCGGTGCGCTTCACCGGCATCAACAAGTCGGCGATCGCCACCTACCTGGTCACCTTGTACACCTCGCTGGCTGTCCTCACCGACGACGCGCTTGCCGTGCTCGACAACGTCGCCGTGGACCAGTTCCATGAGTACAAGTGA
- the mce3B_2 gene encoding Mce family protein Mce3B produces the protein MSQAGRPGTAKIAARVALFTVVCLLFTFALITVFGQLRFDDRTNYRALFSNVSGLKSGNFVRIAGAEVGKVGDITLHRDGTVTVDFAVDRGLRLTEGTKAAVRYENLIGDRFLALEEGAGSTRRLAAGATIPLAQTSPALDIDALIGGFRPLFRALDPDQVNALSGQLLRIFQGQGGTLASVLAQTSTLTSTLAGRSELIGLLITNLNTVLHTFAARDHEFSDGLDKLAEFVDGLAQRKTDISTGLAYVNAAAGSISDLLVQARQPIRDVVHETDRMSAQVLADREYVDSLLHSLPDVYQVLSRQGLNGDYFGFYFCEVLLKMNGKGGNPVYIKLVGQPTGRCTPQ, from the coding sequence ATGAGTCAAGCTGGAAGGCCGGGCACCGCGAAGATCGCGGCCCGGGTCGCGCTGTTCACGGTGGTGTGCCTGCTGTTCACCTTCGCGTTGATCACGGTGTTCGGCCAGTTGCGGTTCGACGACCGCACCAACTATCGGGCGTTGTTCAGCAACGTATCCGGGCTCAAGTCCGGCAACTTCGTGCGTATCGCCGGGGCCGAGGTCGGCAAGGTCGGCGACATCACCCTGCACCGCGACGGCACCGTGACGGTCGACTTCGCGGTCGACCGTGGTTTGCGACTGACCGAGGGCACCAAAGCCGCAGTGCGCTACGAAAACCTGATCGGCGACCGGTTTCTCGCCCTGGAGGAGGGCGCCGGATCAACCCGCCGGCTGGCTGCCGGCGCGACGATACCGCTGGCGCAGACGTCGCCGGCGCTGGATATCGACGCCCTGATCGGCGGCTTCCGCCCGTTGTTCCGCGCCCTGGACCCCGACCAGGTCAATGCGCTGTCCGGCCAACTGCTGCGCATCTTCCAGGGGCAGGGCGGCACGCTGGCCTCGGTGCTGGCCCAGACCTCGACGCTGACCTCGACCCTGGCCGGCCGCAGTGAGCTGATCGGGCTGCTGATCACCAACTTGAACACCGTGCTGCACACTTTCGCCGCGCGCGATCATGAATTCTCCGACGGCCTGGACAAACTCGCGGAATTCGTCGACGGCCTCGCCCAGCGCAAGACCGACATCTCCACCGGACTCGCCTACGTCAACGCGGCCGCCGGCTCGATCTCCGACCTGCTGGTCCAGGCGCGCCAACCGATTCGCGACGTGGTGCACGAGACGGACCGCATGTCGGCTCAGGTGCTTGCCGACCGGGAGTACGTCGACAGCCTGCTGCACAGCCTTCCCGACGTGTATCAGGTGTTGTCCCGGCAGGGACTCAACGGCGACTATTTCGGCTTCTATTTCTGCGAGGTGCTGCTCAAGATGAACGGCAAGGGCGGCAACCCGGTCTACATCAAGTTGGTCGGTCAGCCCACCGGGCGGTGCACGCCGCAATGA
- the csd1 gene encoding putative cysteine desulfurase 1 has product MSTSEYRSVDAESDLPVSAGELAALASQIYAASIRPGPDSPPQTTPVAPRGNVPDTTAATSAGRTAAGTSDPFPAPVPLVGLSDVYVPAPSSPGPEAAPPQTVPVAPRGNVPDSTAAPSSGETAAAVADPFLPPGVVDLTAFAVPMSGIVPTVPGVLAGAAPAAPVAPRGSVPGSAPGWLPEAPSVTDLGWSGAPVAAPGRGGPGDEASYNFLTRPEPVPQLPDEHEVFDVATVRADFPILRETVNGKPLIWFDNAATTQKPQVVIDRLAYFYAHENSNIHRAAHELAARATDAYEEARDTVRRFIGAPKSEQNIFVRGTTEAINLVAYAWGGKHLKPGDEIVITHLEHHANIVPWQLISQKTGAVLKVAPVDEAGNLLLSEFEDLLGPKTKLVAATQVSNALGTVTPVEKIVQLGHRYGARVLIDGAQSIPHLPIDVAELGVDFFVFSGHKIYGPTGIGVLYGSEEALAETPPWQGGGNMIADVTLERSLYQGLPNKFEAGTGNIADAVGLGEALRYVEKVGIERIAAYEHELLEYATPRLADIPGVRLVGTATEKASVLSFVLAGHEPLEVGKALNAEGIAVRAGHHCAQPILRRYGLEATVRPSFAFYNTFEEIDVFLRAVRRIAEGGATVG; this is encoded by the coding sequence ATGAGTACAAGTGAGTACCGGTCGGTAGACGCCGAAAGCGACTTACCGGTCAGCGCCGGCGAACTCGCCGCCCTGGCCAGCCAGATCTACGCGGCCAGCATCCGACCGGGGCCGGACAGCCCCCCGCAGACCACGCCCGTCGCGCCGCGCGGAAACGTGCCGGACACGACGGCCGCGACGTCGGCCGGACGGACGGCGGCGGGTACCTCCGATCCGTTCCCGGCCCCGGTGCCCCTGGTCGGTTTGTCGGACGTCTACGTGCCGGCCCCGAGCTCGCCCGGGCCGGAGGCTGCCCCGCCGCAGACGGTGCCGGTGGCGCCGCGCGGCAATGTGCCGGACTCGACGGCAGCGCCGTCGAGCGGTGAGACTGCGGCCGCGGTGGCCGATCCGTTCCTGCCGCCCGGAGTGGTCGACCTGACGGCATTCGCCGTACCGATGTCGGGCATCGTCCCGACCGTGCCCGGTGTGCTGGCCGGTGCGGCACCTGCGGCTCCGGTGGCGCCGCGCGGTTCGGTACCCGGCTCGGCGCCGGGTTGGCTGCCCGAGGCCCCGTCGGTCACCGATCTGGGCTGGTCCGGCGCGCCTGTGGCCGCACCGGGCCGGGGCGGGCCCGGCGATGAAGCCAGCTACAACTTCCTGACCCGGCCCGAGCCGGTCCCGCAGTTGCCGGACGAGCACGAGGTCTTCGACGTCGCCACGGTGCGGGCCGATTTCCCGATTCTGCGCGAGACCGTCAACGGCAAGCCGCTGATCTGGTTCGACAACGCCGCCACCACGCAGAAGCCGCAGGTGGTGATCGACCGGCTGGCGTACTTCTACGCCCACGAGAACTCCAACATCCACCGTGCGGCGCACGAACTGGCCGCCCGGGCCACCGACGCCTACGAAGAGGCCCGCGACACGGTGCGCCGGTTCATCGGCGCACCCAAGTCCGAACAGAACATCTTCGTGCGCGGCACCACCGAAGCCATCAACCTGGTGGCCTACGCGTGGGGCGGTAAGCATCTCAAACCCGGCGACGAGATCGTCATCACCCACCTCGAACACCACGCGAACATCGTTCCCTGGCAACTGATTTCGCAGAAGACCGGCGCCGTGCTGAAAGTGGCGCCGGTGGACGAGGCGGGCAATCTGCTGCTGTCGGAATTCGAGGATCTGCTCGGGCCGAAGACCAAACTGGTTGCGGCCACCCAGGTTTCGAATGCGTTGGGCACGGTGACTCCGGTCGAGAAGATCGTGCAGCTCGGACACCGCTACGGCGCGCGGGTGCTGATCGACGGTGCGCAGTCGATTCCGCACCTGCCGATCGACGTCGCCGAGCTGGGTGTGGACTTCTTCGTGTTCTCCGGGCACAAGATTTACGGCCCCACCGGGATCGGCGTGCTCTACGGCAGCGAGGAGGCGCTCGCCGAGACGCCGCCGTGGCAGGGCGGCGGCAACATGATCGCCGATGTCACCTTGGAGCGGTCGCTGTATCAGGGCCTGCCCAACAAGTTCGAGGCCGGCACCGGAAACATCGCCGACGCGGTCGGGCTCGGCGAAGCGCTGCGCTACGTGGAGAAGGTGGGCATCGAGCGGATCGCCGCCTACGAGCACGAACTGCTCGAATACGCCACGCCACGGCTGGCCGACATTCCGGGTGTGCGGCTGGTGGGCACCGCGACCGAGAAGGCCAGCGTGTTGTCGTTCGTGCTGGCCGGTCATGAGCCGCTCGAGGTCGGCAAGGCGCTCAACGCCGAGGGAATCGCGGTCCGGGCGGGCCATCACTGCGCGCAGCCGATTCTGCGCCGGTACGGACTGGAGGCTACGGTTCGCCCGTCGTTCGCGTTCTACAACACCTTCGAGGAGATCGACGTCTTCCTTCGGGCAGTGCGCCGCATCGCCGAGGGCGGCGCCACCGTAGGCTGA
- a CDS encoding TQXA domain-containing protein: MTRYRGGTYSHTVDKVVFTDGTSARTDLIRLNPNLQAYSLDFAGIAPHHPSPYRLGSWSALPHLHTRGCEAEVEWILRHSYPMRSIAQVSDQLRRAGYPLGRANISEHEAIAATQAAIWHFTNGMALDTRPLNAPVAVHRGPGSVLTFEFHGKPQLGGYALWTASESPVAVRLQKSTDGIDWHDVSGSRLVTNPGKGQHRRTLGVGSTLSSNSHGRGARGYRFYRLLTAAPDGSPHTGPAIDHVDFWLTGSGHYRNADRVVHLYNYLLSGAYTALRTAPQPLIDSAAVADSGLVGPFQVSVPMTLSAGGDHHIVDAFGALLDGTVRPGTDFYVRFTPGSLGTKGIRLTGSASHQLTGRVLTGVALADPARGSVAGLTPVALTTPVHATIEFDITWQTNRARTDIVGECG, translated from the coding sequence ATGACCCGGTACCGGGGCGGCACCTATTCCCACACCGTGGACAAGGTCGTGTTCACCGACGGCACCTCCGCGCGCACAGACCTGATCAGGCTCAATCCCAACCTGCAGGCTTACTCGCTGGACTTCGCCGGGATCGCCCCGCACCACCCGTCCCCCTACCGGCTGGGATCCTGGTCGGCGCTGCCGCATCTGCACACCCGAGGGTGCGAAGCCGAAGTGGAGTGGATCCTGCGGCACTCGTATCCGATGCGCTCCATCGCGCAGGTGAGCGACCAGCTGCGCCGGGCCGGCTACCCGCTCGGCCGGGCAAACATCAGCGAACACGAAGCCATCGCGGCGACCCAGGCCGCCATCTGGCACTTCACCAACGGCATGGCACTGGACACGCGGCCGCTGAATGCGCCCGTCGCCGTGCACCGCGGCCCCGGATCGGTGCTCACCTTCGAGTTCCACGGAAAGCCACAACTCGGCGGATACGCGCTGTGGACCGCGTCGGAGTCCCCCGTCGCGGTGCGGCTGCAGAAATCCACCGACGGCATCGACTGGCACGACGTGTCCGGTTCCCGGCTGGTCACCAATCCGGGCAAGGGCCAGCACCGGCGCACGCTGGGCGTGGGCAGCACGCTGTCGTCCAACAGCCACGGACGCGGCGCCCGCGGCTACCGCTTCTACCGGCTACTCACCGCCGCACCGGACGGCTCGCCCCACACCGGGCCCGCGATCGACCACGTCGACTTCTGGCTCACCGGCTCCGGGCACTACCGCAACGCCGACCGCGTCGTGCACCTCTACAACTATCTGCTCTCCGGGGCGTACACCGCGCTGCGGACGGCCCCGCAACCGCTGATCGACAGCGCGGCCGTGGCCGACTCCGGGCTGGTGGGCCCGTTCCAGGTGAGCGTCCCGATGACGCTGAGTGCCGGCGGCGACCACCACATCGTCGACGCTTTCGGCGCGCTCCTCGACGGGACGGTCCGGCCGGGCACCGATTTCTATGTGCGTTTCACGCCGGGCAGCCTGGGCACCAAGGGAATAAGGCTGACCGGATCCGCGTCGCACCAGCTGACTGGTCGGGTGTTGACGGGAGTGGCGCTGGCGGACCCGGCGCGGGGGTCGGTTGCCGGGCTCACACCGGTTGCGCTGACCACCCCCGTGCACGCGACAATTGAGTTCGACATCACCTGGCAGACCAACCGGGCCCGCACCGACATCGTTGGAGAATGTGGATGA
- a CDS encoding virulence factor: MGNHRDSSDRGAFRTNRVRANRVDPIWYAPTLFIAVALLIALTAGAFTGKFDAFVPLTLVSERAGLVMESGAKVKLRGVQVGQVASIGTDSKAARLQLKMQPDAFKFLPSNVEAEIKSTTAFGSKYVELTVPEHPSPAKLKPGAVLHSRNVTVEVNTVFENLQSVLQAIDPAKLNAILSAFAQSVRGKGDRIGQAITDSNHVLQAVNPRLDTMHRDWKLFGRTTAAYSTAAQDILSILDSAATTSATLTDNQRSLDAMLLSAIGFSQTGISVIGRSEANIVRAINLLDPTMALLQMYSPTYTCLFQGAQWYVEHGGRETLGGNGYSFIMDAGMLFGDDPYRYPKNLPKVNATGGPGGRPSCGSLPDPSANYPVRALVTDTGWGAAPNEIRTNLAVGNPWWSNYFPTTKNPPEPPRYFYRGGQPPP; the protein is encoded by the coding sequence ATGGGCAACCACCGCGACAGCAGCGACAGGGGAGCATTCCGGACGAACAGGGTCCGGGCGAACAGGGTCGATCCGATCTGGTATGCGCCGACCTTGTTCATCGCGGTCGCGCTGCTGATCGCCCTGACCGCGGGCGCCTTCACCGGTAAATTCGACGCCTTCGTGCCGCTGACCCTGGTGTCCGAGCGGGCCGGGCTGGTGATGGAGTCGGGCGCCAAGGTCAAGTTGCGCGGCGTGCAGGTCGGCCAGGTGGCCTCGATCGGCACCGACAGCAAAGCCGCTCGGCTGCAACTGAAGATGCAGCCGGACGCATTCAAGTTCCTGCCGAGCAACGTCGAGGCCGAAATCAAGTCGACCACCGCGTTCGGGTCCAAATACGTCGAGCTGACCGTGCCCGAACATCCCAGCCCCGCGAAACTGAAACCCGGCGCCGTGCTGCACTCCCGCAATGTGACGGTGGAAGTCAACACGGTCTTCGAGAACCTGCAGTCGGTGCTCCAGGCCATCGACCCGGCGAAGCTGAACGCCATCCTGTCCGCGTTCGCGCAGTCGGTTCGCGGCAAGGGCGATCGGATCGGGCAGGCCATCACCGACTCGAATCATGTTTTGCAGGCCGTCAATCCGCGTCTGGACACCATGCACCGGGACTGGAAGTTGTTCGGCAGGACGACCGCCGCGTACTCGACCGCGGCGCAGGATATTCTGTCGATACTCGACTCGGCGGCGACCACCAGCGCCACCCTCACCGACAATCAGCGGTCACTGGACGCAATGCTGTTGTCCGCCATAGGTTTCAGCCAGACCGGGATCAGCGTCATCGGCCGCAGCGAAGCGAACATCGTCCGGGCGATCAACCTGCTCGACCCGACAATGGCGCTGCTGCAGATGTATTCGCCCACCTACACGTGTCTGTTCCAGGGCGCCCAGTGGTATGTCGAGCACGGCGGCCGGGAAACCCTCGGGGGTAACGGATATTCATTCATCATGGACGCCGGGATGCTCTTCGGTGACGATCCGTACCGATACCCGAAGAACCTGCCGAAGGTCAACGCGACCGGTGGCCCCGGCGGCCGGCCCAGTTGTGGGTCGCTGCCCGACCCGAGCGCGAATTACCCGGTGCGGGCGCTGGTCACCGATACCGGGTGGGGTGCTGCGCCGAACGAGATCCGCACCAACCTGGCCGTCGGAAATCCCTGGTGGTCGAACTACTTTCCGACCACCAAGAACCCCCCGGAGCCGCCGCGTTACTTCTACCGCGGAGGACAGCCGCCACCATGA
- a CDS encoding ABC transporter permease: MSDATLSGPSRFAATGPRLVSATRKIGEQTAFYGRSLLNIGEAVRRYPGELLRLIAEMGMGTGALAVIGGTVGIIGFLTLTTGALVAVQGYDTLSNVGVEALTGFLSAFLNVRMIAPCTAGLALAATIGAGATAQLGAMRINEEIDALEVMGIRAVTYLASTRIIAGVLVVIPLYAVAVLMSFIAAKFLTIFVYGQSRGVYEHYFGTFLHPTDLLWSFGSALAMATGVMVVHTYYGFTATGGPAGVGEAVGRSVRSSMIVTAFVCLLISLSVYGQHGNFNLSG, encoded by the coding sequence GTGAGCGACGCGACGCTGAGCGGCCCGTCACGATTCGCCGCCACCGGACCCAGGCTGGTGTCGGCCACGCGCAAGATTGGCGAACAGACCGCGTTCTACGGTCGCTCGCTGCTCAACATCGGCGAGGCGGTGCGCCGCTATCCCGGCGAGCTGCTGCGGTTGATCGCCGAAATGGGTATGGGCACAGGCGCTCTCGCGGTGATCGGGGGCACCGTCGGCATCATCGGCTTCCTCACGCTGACCACCGGCGCCCTGGTGGCGGTGCAGGGTTACGACACGCTGTCCAACGTCGGCGTCGAAGCCCTCACCGGCTTCCTGTCCGCGTTCCTGAACGTCCGCATGATCGCGCCCTGCACGGCCGGGTTGGCGCTGGCGGCCACCATCGGTGCCGGCGCGACCGCCCAACTGGGTGCCATGCGCATCAACGAGGAGATCGACGCGCTGGAAGTGATGGGCATCCGCGCGGTGACCTATCTGGCCTCCACCCGCATCATTGCCGGTGTCCTGGTGGTGATCCCGCTCTACGCCGTGGCGGTGCTGATGTCGTTCATCGCGGCCAAGTTCCTCACCATCTTCGTCTACGGCCAGTCCCGCGGCGTCTACGAGCACTACTTCGGCACCTTCCTGCATCCCACCGACCTACTGTGGTCGTTCGGGTCGGCACTGGCGATGGCCACCGGAGTGATGGTGGTCCACACCTACTACGGGTTCACCGCGACCGGTGGCCCGGCGGGTGTCGGCGAGGCGGTCGGCCGCTCGGTGCGATCCTCGATGATCGTCACCGCCTTTGTCTGCCTGTTGATTTCGCTGTCCGTGTACGGCCAGCACGGCAACTTCAACCTGTCGGGCTGA
- a CDS encoding mammalian cell entry protein, whose translation MSLTGCDWHGLNSLKLPGTAGGGPGSYTIQAQLPDVVNIQENTRVRVDDVTVGNVTKVEVQEWHALVTMRIDGDVRLPANATAKLGQTSLLGSMHIELAPPKDAPPVGHWSTDRSSRCRMPACIPPPSRPWPRCRCCSTVGDWVSLQEITQAVAKAFAGRENDMRSLLHQLDEFIAGTNAQTDDIIAAAENLNALTGQFAAKDQVVDRAVTTVPKALAVLAQERAAIADAIDQLGKFSAIAADTVRQSKQSLVENLRNIAPVLRRLADAGPSLTKGLDGLATYPWPTSTVRNWFRGDYANLTMIVDLTLSRIDTGIFTGSRWEGNLTQLELQWGRTIGMQPSPATAGNPLTFPYHDGGY comes from the coding sequence GTGTCGCTGACCGGCTGTGACTGGCATGGGCTGAACTCGCTGAAGCTGCCTGGCACCGCCGGTGGGGGACCGGGCTCGTACACGATCCAGGCGCAGCTGCCCGACGTGGTGAACATCCAGGAGAACACCCGGGTCCGCGTGGACGACGTCACCGTCGGCAACGTCACCAAGGTCGAGGTCCAGGAATGGCACGCGCTGGTCACCATGCGCATCGATGGGGACGTCCGCCTGCCGGCCAATGCCACCGCCAAGCTCGGGCAGACCAGCCTGCTCGGTTCGATGCACATCGAACTGGCGCCGCCCAAGGACGCCCCGCCGGTCGGCCACTGGTCAACGGATCGGTCATCCCGCTGTCGCATGCCGGCATGTATCCCACCACCGAGCAGACCCTGGCCTCGGTGTCGGTGCTGCTCAACGGTGGGGGACTGGGTCAGCTTGCAGGAAATCACCCAGGCGGTGGCCAAGGCGTTCGCCGGCCGCGAGAACGACATGCGAAGCCTGCTGCACCAACTCGACGAGTTCATTGCCGGCACGAATGCGCAAACCGACGACATCATCGCCGCCGCAGAGAATCTCAACGCGCTGACGGGCCAGTTCGCCGCCAAGGACCAGGTCGTCGACCGGGCTGTGACCACCGTGCCGAAAGCGCTTGCGGTCCTGGCCCAGGAGCGCGCCGCCATCGCCGACGCGATCGACCAACTCGGCAAGTTCAGTGCCATCGCGGCCGACACCGTCCGCCAGAGCAAGCAGTCGCTGGTCGAGAACCTGCGCAACATCGCCCCGGTGCTGCGCAGGCTGGCCGACGCCGGCCCGTCGCTCACCAAGGGTTTGGACGGGCTGGCGACCTACCCGTGGCCGACCTCCACGGTCCGCAACTGGTTCCGTGGTGACTACGCCAATCTCACGATGATCGTCGACTTGACGTTGAGCCGCATCGACACCGGCATCTTCACCGGCTCCCGCTGGGAAGGCAACCTCACCCAGCTCGAACTGCAGTGGGGCCGCACCATCGGCATGCAGCCCAGCCCGGCCACCGCGGGCAACCCGCTGACCTTCCCGTACCACGACGGGGGGTACTGA
- a CDS encoding ABC transporter permease, giving the protein MTIATTMAKPMNALGGFFQFCADTFVVLVRRPWAWREILEQIWFVARVSIFPTIMLSIPYTVLIVFVLNILLVEIGAGDLSGAGAGLASVTQVGPVVTAMVVSGAGSTAMCADLGARTIREEIDAMKVIGVNPIQALVVPRLIAATFVAVLLYSVVAVTGLVGSYVFVVYVQHVTPGAFVAGMTLLTGLPQVVISLIKATLFGISAGLIACYKGLSVGGGPAGVGSAVNETVVFSFMALFFINILTTALGVKVTAK; this is encoded by the coding sequence ATGACTATTGCTACGACCATGGCCAAGCCCATGAACGCGCTGGGCGGGTTCTTCCAATTCTGCGCGGACACATTCGTGGTGCTGGTGCGACGGCCGTGGGCCTGGCGCGAGATCTTGGAGCAGATCTGGTTCGTAGCCCGCGTTTCGATCTTCCCGACCATCATGTTGTCGATCCCGTACACGGTGCTGATCGTGTTCGTGTTGAACATTCTGCTCGTCGAGATTGGTGCCGGCGACCTGTCCGGTGCCGGCGCAGGACTCGCGTCGGTGACGCAGGTGGGACCGGTTGTCACCGCGATGGTCGTCTCGGGTGCCGGTTCGACGGCCATGTGCGCCGATTTGGGTGCGCGCACCATCCGTGAGGAAATCGACGCGATGAAAGTGATCGGCGTCAATCCCATTCAGGCACTGGTGGTTCCGCGTCTCATTGCGGCCACCTTCGTTGCGGTGCTGTTGTATTCGGTGGTTGCCGTCACCGGCCTGGTCGGCAGCTACGTCTTCGTCGTCTACGTCCAGCACGTCACGCCGGGCGCCTTCGTCGCGGGGATGACCCTGCTCACCGGGCTGCCCCAGGTGGTGATCTCACTGATCAAGGCAACTCTGTTCGGCATCTCCGCGGGCCTGATCGCCTGCTACAAAGGACTTTCGGTGGGCGGCGGCCCGGCCGGCGTCGGCAGCGCGGTCAACGAGACAGTGGTGTTCTCGTTCATGGCGTTGTTCTTCATCAACATCCTGACCACCGCGCTCGGCGTGAAGGTCACCGCCAAATGA
- a CDS encoding mammalian cell entry protein, with protein sequence MNVNRRVLRQVTAVSLVLTLTVASFLVGRQLWKEVDKNTYSAYFANANGLFVGDEIRILGVAVGVVDKIEPQPNSSKVTFSVEKQYSVPADARAAILSPSLVTSRAIQLVPAYSGGPKLAAGASIPLNRTAVPVEWDDFRRQLEKLTESLQPAAPGGVNSLGTFVNSAADNLRGEGDTARDTIIKLSEAISALGDHADDIFSTVRNLQLLVSALYSSSDLLASFNQNLAGVTTVLTNTPNEIANAVRGLDGALVDLRGFLTENRESIGMTFDRLGSITTALNDSRADIKQILHVAPTVFQNFVNIYQPAQGAMTGIIALNNFADIPQWICSSIEAASRRGLDRVSKLCLQYVEPIIKNRIYNYIPAGLNPFVGPQARPNEITYSEDRLRPDAPPPPEAVPSPDAAPAVPPGPAPPPRPGPTLPDPALGLAGLMVPQGPG encoded by the coding sequence GTGAACGTCAATCGCCGGGTGCTCCGGCAGGTGACCGCCGTCAGCCTGGTCCTCACCTTGACCGTCGCCTCGTTCCTGGTCGGCCGGCAACTGTGGAAAGAGGTCGACAAGAACACCTATTCGGCGTACTTCGCCAACGCCAACGGCCTTTTCGTCGGGGACGAGATCCGCATTCTCGGCGTCGCGGTGGGCGTGGTGGACAAGATCGAGCCGCAGCCGAACAGCTCCAAGGTGACTTTCTCCGTCGAGAAGCAATATTCGGTCCCGGCCGACGCCCGCGCCGCGATCTTGTCGCCGTCGCTGGTGACTTCGCGGGCGATTCAACTCGTGCCGGCCTATTCCGGCGGTCCGAAACTGGCTGCCGGAGCGTCGATCCCGCTGAACCGCACCGCGGTGCCGGTGGAATGGGACGATTTCCGCCGCCAGCTGGAGAAGCTGACCGAGTCGTTGCAGCCGGCGGCGCCGGGCGGGGTGAACTCGCTGGGCACCTTCGTCAACTCCGCGGCGGACAACCTGCGCGGCGAGGGCGACACCGCGCGCGACACCATAATCAAGCTGTCCGAGGCGATTTCGGCGCTCGGTGACCACGCCGACGACATCTTCAGCACGGTGCGCAATCTGCAGTTGCTGGTGTCGGCGCTGTACTCCAGCAGTGATCTGTTGGCGTCGTTCAACCAGAATCTGGCCGGCGTGACGACAGTGCTGACCAACACGCCCAACGAAATCGCCAATGCGGTAAGAGGTTTGGACGGGGCGCTGGTCGATCTGCGCGGGTTTCTCACCGAGAACCGCGAATCGATCGGTATGACGTTCGACCGGCTGGGTTCCATCACCACCGCGCTCAACGACAGCCGCGCCGACATCAAACAGATACTGCATGTGGCCCCGACGGTGTTCCAGAACTTCGTGAACATCTACCAACCCGCGCAGGGCGCAATGACCGGAATCATCGCATTGAACAACTTCGCCGACATCCCCCAGTGGATCTGCAGCTCGATCGAGGCAGCCTCCCGGCGCGGCCTGGACCGGGTGTCGAAGCTGTGCCTGCAGTACGTCGAGCCGATCATCAAGAACCGCATCTACAACTACATTCCGGCCGGGCTCAACCCGTTCGTGGGGCCGCAGGCCCGTCCCAACGAGATCACCTACAGCGAGGACCGGCTGCGGCCCGATGCGCCCCCACCGCCCGAGGCGGTCCCGTCTCCGGACGCGGCGCCGGCCGTGCCACCGGGTCCCGCCCCGCCGCCTCGGCCGGGGCCGACCCTGCCCGACCCGGCGCTGGGCCTGGCCGGCCTGATGGTTCCGCAGGGGCCCGGATGA